One genomic segment of Hordeum vulgare subsp. vulgare chromosome 2H, MorexV3_pseudomolecules_assembly, whole genome shotgun sequence includes these proteins:
- the LOC123426685 gene encoding uncharacterized protein LOC123426685, whose translation MEPTPVPSTASPDPPPRSSSPRTERPILPAAPSLARQVLVLVLSAGGPAGSSSRRRHHAGFECLALPAAATLLSGRIRPPRPPSLRATRPSKQVEKLVERMVKWLKVDGHIFFTESCFHQSGDSERKVNPTHYREPWFYTKMVPSSPTTYIGGNDKRSSTRTTPPPTSF comes from the exons aTGGAGCCCACCCCCGTCCCCTCCACCGCGTCACCCGATCCGCCGCCCCGCTCCTCGTCGCCGCGGACAGAGAGGCCCATCCTTCCAGCCGCACCATCACTAGCGCGGCAAGTTTTGGTCCTCGTCCTCTCGGCCGGCGGTCCAGCTGGTTCCTCGAGCCGGCGTCGCCACCACGCGGGATTCGAGTGCCTAGCACTACCCGCGGCCGCCACCCTCCTCAGCGGGCGTATTCGGCCTCCGCGCCCTCCTTCGCTCAGGGCTACCAGGCCCTCTAAGCAG GTTGAGAAGCTTGTAGAAAGAATGGTTAAATGGCTCAAAGTTGATGGCCATATCTTCTTTACAGAATCATGCTTCCATCAATCTGGAGACTCAGAAAGGAAAGTGAATCCGACACATTATCGTGAACCATGGTTTTACACTAAG ATGGTGCCCTCTTCTCCAACTACGTATATAGGCGGCAACGACAAACGGAGCAGCACCAGAACGACCCCTCCCCCAACCTCTTTCTAG